TTAAAAGAGAAGCTAATTCATAAGTAGTTGTTCCTGCATCTAAAATAATTGTCATATTAGAACAAATTTTTTGAAAAATTTTCTTAGCAATTTTTCTTTTAATTTCTCTGTGCTCTTCTTTTTTTCTATCATACTTTCTTTCTTCCATTAAAAACCCAGGAAGAACTGCTCCACCATGTGTTTGTATTAACAACCCTTTTTCTTCAAGTTTTTTAAAATCTCTTCCAATAGTCATTGTTGTTACATTTAAAAGTTCTGCTAACTCTTTACGAGTAGAATTTCCATTTTCTTCTAAATAATTAATAATATATTGATAACGCTCCATTGACAACATATTTATCACACCTTTTTGTTATTTTGTTATAATATGTTATTATTTGTTAAATTATGTTATTAATTGAAATATACATTATTTTGTGAAAAAAGTCAAATAAAAAATAGACTGTTACAAAATAGTAAAAAAATTTGTAAAAGTCTAAACTTTTTAGTTTTAAATATTCTTAATTTTTCATATTTTTATAAATTTCTGACCAAACTTCATTGTTCTTATAGGGAATACAATCCTGTACCCAATACCACCAAAAATATCCTCCCACATAATTAGCAGTATATTTAGGCATAGTATAATAATGATTAATCATTTTTATTTTACTTTGATTAGTTGCGTTTTTTGCAGTATTTCCACATTCTCCAATTCCTAACTTAGAATTTGGAAAAGTTTTCTCAAGATTTTTAAAAATATCCTCCCATTTAGGTTGAAAACCATCATTATCGTCTTCGTAATAACTTATAAAAATATAATCTAATTCATTTTTCATATCAGCAGGGATATATTTTTTTAACCAATTTTCCATAGAAATTTTATTTTCTTCTGGTAGAAAATAATATGGAGTTAAAGCAGTGACGCCATTTTTATTTTTAATAAATTTATAGGCAGAGTAAATTTTTTTAGCAGTGAATTTTGGATTTTCTTTTATCCACTCCTCACCATTTACTTCATTTCCAATTTCCCATATATCAACATAATCTTTTAAATATTTATATGAATCTTCAAAACGATTTTTATAACTTTCTACATTTTTGTATGTATTCATTTCAAAAGAGTCAACAGGTTGAGCCATAATATATGCAACTTTATGAATTTCTTTAAATAATGAAACATAATCTTTGGCTTTTATATCCTTGGACATAACAATACGAACAGTAGGTTTTACAGGTAATTTTTTTATTCCTTCAATAATATCTTCTGTTTTTACTTCATCATACCAACCATCATCAATAGTAATCCCATATATTTTTTTTGGTATTTTTATTTCAGAAGAAAATGAATTTAATGAAAAATTAAATAAAAAATAAATCATTAATAAATAAAATGATGATTTTAATCTAAACATAATAAAAACTCCTTCTTTTATTTTTTTATATTATATATTAATTTTTTATATAAGTCTAAAAAATGTTATAATAATCAATAATATAGAAAATAGTAAGGAAGTAAAAATAATGGAAAAAATTTTAATCACAGGTGCAAGTTCAGGGATAGGAAAAGAACTAGCAAAATATTTAGCAAATAAATCTAAAAAGCTTTTTTTATTAGCTCGTTCACTTGATAAATTAAATCTTCTAAAAAAAGAATTGGAAGAAAAATATTCTTCTCTTAAATGTATCTGTATAAAATATGATTTAACTAATATAAACAATTTAGAAAATATTGTTGAAATTTGTGATGTTGACTTAGTTATTAATTGTGCAGGCTTTGGAAAAATCACTGATTTTTCAAAATTAAGTGATAAAGAAGATTTGGATACTATAAATGTGAATTTTATTTCTCCATTAATCTTAACTAAAAAATTCTCAGAAAGATTTTTACAAAAAGGGCAAGGTATTGTTTTAAATGTTTGTTCAACTGCTGCCCTATACCAACATCCATATATGGCAATATACAGTTCAGCTAAGTCAGCTCTTTTACATTATTCTTTGGCACTTGATGAAGAATTATCTTATAAAAATAAAAATGTAAGAGTTTTATCTGTTTGCCCTGGACCTACTGCAAGTAATTTTTTTGATAAAGATATACAAGAAAAATTTGGAAGTTCTCAAAAATTTATGATGAGTTCTGAAGATGTGGCTAAAAAAATTATAAAAGTGTTAGAAAATAAAAAAAGATTTTCTATTATAGGTTTTAGAAATAAATTATCTATGTTTTTAATAAATCTACTACCTATTTCATTGCAATTAAAACTTGTAGGCTTAATTTTAAAAAAGGTGATTAAATAATTTTACCTATTTTTAATTTAATTCTTCTATAATAGATGAAAATAAATATATAAAAAATTAATAGACTGATAAATGGAGGAGAACAATGAAAGTTTTACTTACAGGAGCAACAGGATTTTTAGGAAAATATGTAATTGATGAATTAAAAAATAACTCTTATCAAGTTGTTGCCTTTGGTAGAAATGAAAAAATTGGACATACATTGATTGATGAAAATGTTGAATTCTTTAAAGGTGATATAGATAATTTAGATGATTTATTTAGAGCTTCCCAAGATTGTTCAGCTGTTATACATGCTGCTGCACTTTCTACTGTTTGGGGAAGATGGGAAGATTTCTATAATGTAAATGTATTAGGGACAAAAAATGTCGTTCAAGTTTGTGAAGAAAAAAATTTAAAATTAGTCTTTGTTTCATCTCCAAGTATATATGCAGGAGCAAAAGACCAATTAAATGTTAAAGAAGATGAAGCACCAAAAGAGAATGATTTAAACTACTATATAAAAAGTAAAATTATGGCAGAAAATATAATAAAATCTTCTAATTTAAACTATATTATAATCCGTCCTCGTGGACTATTTGGAATAGGAGATACTAGCATAATACCAAGACTTTTAGACTTAAATAAAAAAATTGGTATTCCTCTTTTTGTTGATGGCAAGCAAAAGATTGATATAACTTGTGTTGAAAATGTTGCCTATGCTTTAAGATTAGCATTAGAAAATAATCAATATTCAAGGGAAATATATAATATTACAAATGATGAGCCAATAGAGTTTAAAGAGATTTTAACTTTATTTTTTAATGAAATGGGAACAGAAGGAAAAT
This Fusobacterium animalis 7_1 DNA region includes the following protein-coding sequences:
- a CDS encoding SDR family NAD(P)-dependent oxidoreductase; the protein is MEKILITGASSGIGKELAKYLANKSKKLFLLARSLDKLNLLKKELEEKYSSLKCICIKYDLTNINNLENIVEICDVDLVINCAGFGKITDFSKLSDKEDLDTINVNFISPLILTKKFSERFLQKGQGIVLNVCSTAALYQHPYMAIYSSAKSALLHYSLALDEELSYKNKNVRVLSVCPGPTASNFFDKDIQEKFGSSQKFMMSSEDVAKKIIKVLENKKRFSIIGFRNKLSMFLINLLPISLQLKLVGLILKKVIK
- a CDS encoding NAD-dependent epimerase/dehydratase family protein, with the protein product MKVLLTGATGFLGKYVIDELKNNSYQVVAFGRNEKIGHTLIDENVEFFKGDIDNLDDLFRASQDCSAVIHAAALSTVWGRWEDFYNVNVLGTKNVVQVCEEKNLKLVFVSSPSIYAGAKDQLNVKEDEAPKENDLNYYIKSKIMAENIIKSSNLNYIIIRPRGLFGIGDTSIIPRLLDLNKKIGIPLFVDGKQKIDITCVENVAYALRLALENNQYSREIYNITNDEPIEFKEILTLFFNEMGTEGKYLKWNYNLISPLVSFLEIFYKFFGIKKEPPITKYTLYLMRYSQTLNIDKAKRELGYYPKMSILEGVKKYVEHSRKNDRES